A region from the Oceanidesulfovibrio marinus genome encodes:
- a CDS encoding cell division protein FtsX, with the protein MIVLRRLLQGVKDLRINLWAQLLTLAAVTLIAFLGGLFLLLLHNFNAELMRVRGDVLFQVYWEPGHNLSEIKKQWEGFTSLPNLMDVQTYTPSEAIDALSKSLDNDLHLNWKQSESPLPATALLSFAPPSAREGKNGEAETMVWTKEMLDYLQALPGVQSVRYNPMRTELSGAWSKLSRNLLWPLVGFLLIVLALVVGNTIKLSQLFRRDEIEILRIVGAREWYINLPLIAGGTAQGFLGAVLALGMLKIVQISLENVLNFPPYFFRLAFLPFSQVLLLAGVLTGVGMLASFVAVKR; encoded by the coding sequence ATGATTGTCCTGCGCCGGCTTCTCCAGGGGGTGAAGGATCTCAGGATCAACCTGTGGGCCCAGCTGCTCACGCTGGCCGCGGTCACGCTCATAGCTTTTCTGGGCGGGCTGTTCCTGCTGCTGCTGCACAACTTCAACGCAGAGCTTATGCGGGTACGTGGCGACGTGCTCTTTCAGGTCTACTGGGAGCCCGGCCATAATCTGAGCGAGATAAAGAAGCAGTGGGAAGGCTTCACCTCTCTACCAAATCTTATGGATGTGCAGACGTATACGCCGTCTGAAGCCATCGACGCCTTGTCCAAAAGTCTGGACAACGATCTGCATCTGAACTGGAAGCAGAGCGAGAGCCCGCTGCCGGCCACGGCGCTGCTCTCCTTTGCGCCGCCGTCCGCCCGGGAGGGCAAGAACGGTGAGGCCGAGACCATGGTCTGGACCAAGGAGATGCTCGACTATCTCCAGGCCCTGCCCGGCGTGCAGTCCGTCCGCTACAACCCCATGCGCACGGAGCTTTCCGGCGCGTGGTCCAAGCTTTCGCGCAACCTTCTCTGGCCGCTTGTGGGCTTTTTGCTCATTGTGCTGGCCCTGGTGGTGGGCAACACCATCAAGCTGTCGCAGCTTTTCCGCCGCGACGAGATCGAGATATTGCGCATCGTGGGCGCGCGCGAGTGGTACATCAACCTGCCGCTCATTGCAGGCGGCACGGCGCAGGGCTTCCTGGGCGCCGTGCTGGCCCTCGGCATGCTCAAGATCGTTCAGATTTCACTGGAAAATGTTTTGAACTTCCCTCCCTACTTTTTCCGCCTCGCCTTCCTGCCGTTTTCGCAGGTATTGCTCCTGGCAGGCGTGCTCACCGGCGTGGGTATGCTGGCCAGCTTCGTGGCGGTAAAGCGTTAA
- a CDS encoding vitamin B12-dependent ribonucleotide reductase, with product MTAIPAPADLKQPTLNPNAETVLVKRYLRKDEEGLVKESPTDMFWRVASSIAAEEEKYEKSPWEPEELARTFYDLMIEGVFLPNSPTLMNAGTPLGQLAACFVLPVPDSIEEIFDALKHAALIHKSGGGTGFSFSRLRPAGARVGTTGGIASGPLSFMRIFNTATEQIKQGGVRRGANMGILRVDHPDIIEFIRAKETEGEFNNFNLSVALTQEFMEQVEAGESYDLFDPRDGRIRGRLEAAQVFDLLVNKAWASGDPGIIFLDRINRDNPTPTQGEIEATNPCGEQPLLPYEACNLGSINLSRFVEIGDDGVRTLNTKRLGEIIHLAVRFLDDVIDASIYPLDEIADMVRTNRKIGLGVMGWADALYALGIPYDSDEALALGKEVMKMVQDESRAASAALAKERGPFPAYEESVFGRTGEGPYRNATTTTIAPTGSLSIIAGCSSGIEPCFALSFTRNVLDGEKLVEVNPVFELVVSETVTDEAEKITILDHVRRIGRLHNCPNAPEELLRVFRTAMDVSAKSHLAMQAAFQKYTDNAVSKTVNLPNEATEDDIREIYLEAYRQGVKGVTVYRDGSKTGQVLCTGDGAEKKESAAKTAKERGVRSRPDMVFGFTQKIQTGLGVLYLTINEVDGKPFEVFATIGKSGRSVTAKAEAIGRLVSLALRSGIDVEDIVVQLEGIGGERPVFREKGLLLSLPDAIAWALRNRYMGGEANRPHDDNALDEQRCPDCGGELTFQEGCLLCQACGFTKCG from the coding sequence ATGACAGCCATTCCTGCTCCCGCGGACCTGAAGCAACCAACACTCAATCCCAACGCCGAGACCGTTCTGGTCAAGCGTTACCTGCGAAAAGACGAGGAGGGCCTCGTCAAGGAGTCGCCCACCGACATGTTCTGGCGTGTGGCGTCCTCCATCGCCGCGGAGGAGGAGAAGTACGAGAAGAGCCCCTGGGAGCCGGAAGAACTGGCCAGGACGTTCTACGATCTGATGATCGAGGGCGTGTTCCTGCCCAACTCGCCCACCCTGATGAACGCCGGCACGCCCCTTGGGCAGCTTGCCGCGTGCTTCGTGCTCCCGGTGCCGGACTCCATCGAGGAGATTTTCGACGCCCTGAAGCACGCCGCGCTCATCCACAAGTCTGGCGGCGGCACGGGCTTTTCCTTTTCCCGGTTGCGCCCTGCCGGTGCGCGCGTGGGCACCACGGGCGGCATCGCTTCGGGTCCGCTCTCGTTCATGCGCATATTCAACACCGCCACCGAGCAGATCAAGCAGGGCGGCGTGCGCCGCGGCGCCAACATGGGCATCCTGCGGGTGGACCATCCGGACATCATCGAGTTCATCCGCGCCAAGGAGACGGAAGGGGAGTTCAACAACTTCAACCTTTCCGTGGCCCTGACCCAGGAGTTCATGGAGCAGGTGGAGGCCGGCGAGTCCTATGATCTCTTCGATCCCCGCGACGGCAGGATCCGCGGCAGGCTGGAGGCGGCACAGGTCTTCGATCTGCTGGTGAACAAGGCCTGGGCCAGCGGCGATCCCGGCATCATCTTCCTGGACCGCATCAATCGCGACAACCCCACGCCGACACAAGGGGAGATCGAGGCCACCAACCCCTGTGGCGAGCAACCGCTGCTGCCGTATGAGGCGTGCAACCTGGGCTCCATCAACCTTTCTAGGTTCGTCGAGATTGGTGACGATGGCGTTCGCACTCTGAACACGAAGCGCCTCGGTGAGATCATCCACCTCGCTGTCCGTTTCCTGGACGACGTCATCGACGCGTCCATCTACCCCCTGGACGAGATCGCGGACATGGTGCGCACCAACCGCAAGATCGGCCTGGGCGTAATGGGTTGGGCCGACGCCCTGTATGCGCTCGGCATTCCGTATGATTCCGATGAGGCGCTGGCTCTGGGCAAAGAGGTCATGAAGATGGTGCAGGATGAGAGCCGAGCCGCATCCGCCGCCCTGGCCAAGGAGCGCGGCCCTTTCCCGGCGTACGAGGAAAGCGTGTTCGGCAGAACCGGCGAGGGCCCGTACCGCAACGCCACTACCACGACGATTGCCCCCACCGGCTCCTTGTCCATCATCGCCGGCTGCTCCTCTGGCATCGAGCCGTGCTTCGCCCTCTCGTTCACCCGCAACGTGCTGGACGGCGAGAAGCTGGTGGAGGTCAACCCGGTGTTCGAGCTGGTTGTCAGCGAAACCGTGACCGACGAGGCCGAGAAGATAACCATCCTGGACCACGTGCGCCGCATTGGCCGCCTGCACAACTGCCCCAATGCGCCGGAGGAGCTTCTGCGCGTCTTCCGCACGGCCATGGATGTTTCGGCCAAGTCCCACCTGGCCATGCAGGCCGCCTTCCAGAAATACACGGACAACGCCGTGTCCAAGACCGTGAACCTGCCCAACGAGGCTACCGAGGACGACATCCGCGAGATTTATCTGGAGGCGTACCGCCAGGGCGTGAAGGGCGTCACCGTGTATCGCGATGGCAGCAAGACCGGCCAGGTGCTCTGCACGGGCGACGGCGCTGAAAAGAAGGAATCTGCCGCAAAAACAGCGAAGGAACGGGGCGTGCGCTCCAGGCCGGACATGGTCTTCGGCTTTACGCAGAAGATCCAGACCGGTCTCGGCGTGCTGTACCTGACCATCAACGAAGTGGACGGCAAGCCCTTCGAGGTCTTCGCGACCATCGGGAAGTCCGGGCGCTCGGTCACGGCCAAGGCGGAGGCCATCGGCCGGCTAGTCTCCCTGGCCCTGCGCTCCGGCATCGACGTGGAAGACATAGTGGTCCAGCTTGAGGGTATCGGTGGCGAGCGGCCCGTGTTCCGCGAGAAGGGCTTGCTGCTGTCCCTGCCGGACGCCATTGCCTGGGCGCTGCGCAACCGCTACATGGGCGGAGAGGCCAATCGTCCGCACGACGACAACGCTTTGGACGAGCAGCGCTGCCCGGACTGCGGCGGCGAGCTCACGTTCCAGGAAGGGTGCCTGCTCTGCCAAGCCTGCGGCTTCACCAAATGCGGTTAG
- a CDS encoding class I SAM-dependent methyltransferase: MRWEAADVRRYLAWFETPRGRFAVSQEMRLLDYLVSGWPRRNQKLLEVGCGPGVFLERFWHLGFDISGLDISPAMIDAARTRLGKHTDLHVGNAEHLPFGDNDFDFVLVITLLELADDPEAVLREAVRVARKGILVAYLNRYSLYHLEVLRKKRFAKNKPDGKSSHTTLGDVRWLDSCTVRSMLYNAAGSRTMQRGSCLFGPPATWRSAFPWTRLNGILPNSLGSFAAVRLDLLDDPPLTPLLSFSAKSAGPAA; encoded by the coding sequence ATGCGATGGGAAGCAGCAGACGTCCGCCGGTATCTGGCCTGGTTTGAGACGCCGCGCGGCCGTTTTGCTGTTTCCCAGGAAATGCGGCTGCTCGACTACCTGGTATCAGGCTGGCCGCGGCGCAATCAGAAGCTCCTGGAAGTGGGCTGCGGACCGGGCGTGTTTCTCGAACGGTTCTGGCATCTCGGCTTCGACATCTCCGGCCTGGACATCTCGCCGGCCATGATCGACGCGGCCAGGACGCGTCTGGGCAAGCACACCGATCTCCACGTGGGCAATGCCGAGCATCTGCCCTTTGGAGACAACGACTTCGACTTCGTGCTGGTCATCACGCTGCTGGAGCTGGCCGACGATCCGGAAGCAGTGCTCCGCGAGGCGGTTCGCGTGGCTCGCAAGGGTATCCTCGTGGCCTATCTGAACCGCTATTCTTTGTATCATCTTGAGGTCTTGCGGAAAAAGCGGTTCGCTAAAAACAAGCCTGACGGCAAGTCTTCGCATACAACGCTTGGCGATGTGCGTTGGCTGGATTCGTGCACGGTGCGGAGTATGCTGTACAATGCAGCCGGCAGCAGAACCATGCAGCGCGGCTCCTGCCTTTTCGGGCCGCCGGCCACATGGCGCAGCGCCTTTCCCTGGACCAGGCTGAACGGCATCCTGCCCAACAGTCTGGGCAGCTTCGCCGCCGTGCGGCTTGATCTTCTCGACGATCCGCCGCTCACGCCCCTGTTGTCGTTCAGCGCGAAATCCGCCGGCCCCGCCGCCTGA
- the ilvD gene encoding dihydroxy-acid dehydratase has product MRSKTMTGGIEKAPHRSLLYALGLTREELNRPLIGVANSANEIVPGHVHLDTIAKAVKDGVRTAGGIPIEFPAIAVCDGLAMNHEGMRMSLPSREAIADSIEIMATAHPFDALVLIPNCDKCVPGMLMAMLRLDIPAILVSGGPMMVGSYEGKNADLITVFEAVGRVKRGEMDEEQLEELTSCACPGCGSCSGMFTANSMNCLSETIGLALPGNGTIPAVTAERVRLAKHAGMQVMELLEKNITPRTIVTEKSVRNAVAMDMALGGSSNTVLHLPSVFYEAGLNIGLDVFDELSRTTPNLCRLSPAGPHPMQELHAAGGVPAVMAELAKKDMLHLDALTATGLTVGENLEALKAASRNPEVIRPIDNPYAKEGGIAILKGNLAPDGAVVKQSAVAESMLRHTGPARVYDSEEEASVAILSGKINPGDIVVIRYEGPKGGPGMREMLSPTSSIAGMGLGGQVALITDGRFSGGTRGAAVGHVSPEAAEGGLIGLVEEGDEIAIDIPARSIELKVDEATLEARRANWKPKQRELKSSFLKRYRAHVRSAAYGARLDDAATD; this is encoded by the coding sequence ATGCGCAGCAAAACCATGACCGGCGGTATCGAAAAAGCGCCGCACCGTTCCCTGCTCTATGCCCTGGGCCTGACCCGGGAGGAGCTGAACCGTCCTCTCATCGGCGTGGCCAACTCGGCCAACGAAATCGTGCCCGGCCATGTACACCTGGACACCATCGCCAAAGCCGTGAAGGACGGTGTCCGCACGGCAGGCGGCATTCCCATTGAGTTTCCGGCCATCGCCGTGTGCGACGGTCTGGCCATGAACCACGAAGGCATGCGCATGAGCCTGCCCAGCCGCGAGGCCATTGCCGACTCCATCGAGATTATGGCCACGGCCCACCCCTTTGACGCGCTGGTGCTCATTCCCAACTGCGACAAGTGCGTGCCCGGCATGCTCATGGCCATGCTGCGCCTCGATATCCCGGCCATTCTCGTGTCCGGCGGCCCCATGATGGTGGGCTCCTACGAGGGCAAGAACGCCGACCTCATCACCGTGTTCGAGGCTGTGGGCCGGGTGAAGCGCGGCGAGATGGACGAGGAGCAGCTCGAAGAGCTGACCAGCTGCGCCTGCCCTGGCTGCGGCTCCTGCTCCGGCATGTTCACGGCCAACTCCATGAACTGCCTGTCCGAGACCATTGGCCTGGCCCTGCCCGGCAACGGCACCATTCCGGCCGTCACGGCCGAGCGCGTCCGCCTGGCCAAACACGCCGGCATGCAGGTCATGGAGCTTCTGGAGAAAAACATCACCCCGCGCACCATTGTGACGGAAAAGAGCGTGCGCAACGCCGTGGCTATGGATATGGCCCTGGGCGGTTCGTCCAACACGGTGCTGCATCTGCCATCCGTGTTTTACGAGGCCGGCCTGAACATTGGTCTGGACGTTTTTGACGAGCTTTCGCGCACCACGCCGAACCTCTGCCGCCTCTCTCCGGCCGGACCGCACCCCATGCAGGAGCTTCATGCGGCCGGCGGCGTGCCCGCCGTGATGGCCGAGCTGGCCAAGAAGGACATGCTGCACCTGGACGCGCTGACCGCCACCGGCCTCACCGTGGGCGAGAACCTTGAGGCGCTCAAGGCCGCGTCCCGCAACCCCGAGGTTATCCGGCCCATCGACAACCCCTATGCTAAGGAAGGCGGCATCGCCATACTCAAGGGCAACCTGGCTCCGGATGGCGCCGTGGTGAAGCAGTCCGCAGTGGCGGAATCCATGCTGCGCCACACTGGCCCGGCGCGTGTCTACGATTCCGAGGAGGAGGCCTCCGTGGCCATCCTTTCCGGCAAGATCAACCCTGGCGACATCGTGGTTATCCGCTACGAAGGCCCTAAGGGCGGCCCCGGCATGCGCGAGATGCTTTCGCCCACGTCCTCCATTGCCGGCATGGGCCTGGGCGGCCAGGTGGCGCTCATTACGGACGGCCGGTTCAGCGGCGGCACCCGCGGCGCAGCCGTGGGTCACGTCTCGCCGGAAGCAGCTGAGGGCGGCCTTATCGGTCTGGTGGAGGAGGGCGACGAGATCGCCATCGACATCCCGGCCCGCTCCATCGAGCTGAAGGTGGACGAGGCAACGTTGGAAGCCCGCCGCGCCAACTGGAAGCCCAAGCAGCGCGAGCTGAAATCGTCATTCCTCAAGCGTTACCGCGCCCATGTCCGTTCCGCAGCCTATGGCGCGCGTCTTGACGACGCCGCCACGGACTGA
- a CDS encoding cell division ATP-binding protein FtsE: protein MLKVNRLSYNFGSNWALKDVSFSVEKGDFLYVTGPSGAGKTTLLRLLFGLLPVTRGKVEVCGFTMNGIGRSAMPLLRRNVSFVFQDFKILPYRTVAENVALALQARLMPEQQIRKRVRAVLRGLDMERKADTRCEVLSGGEQQRVAVARAVVTNPQLLLADEPSGNLDPELSLRLMDVFKHFNSFGTTVILATHSRELLCHHRGAKLMHLESGQIVDTHVTDGGPLDGCSQSAPGGRI, encoded by the coding sequence ATCCTCAAGGTCAACAGGCTGTCCTACAACTTTGGCTCCAACTGGGCGCTCAAGGACGTCTCCTTTTCCGTGGAGAAGGGCGACTTTCTGTATGTGACCGGCCCGTCCGGCGCAGGAAAGACCACGTTGCTGCGGCTGCTCTTCGGCCTTCTGCCGGTCACGAGGGGCAAGGTGGAGGTCTGCGGCTTCACCATGAACGGCATTGGCCGATCCGCCATGCCGCTGCTGCGGCGCAACGTGAGCTTTGTGTTCCAGGACTTCAAGATTCTTCCGTACCGCACGGTGGCGGAGAACGTGGCCCTGGCGCTGCAGGCGCGGCTTATGCCGGAGCAGCAGATTCGCAAGCGCGTACGCGCCGTGCTGCGCGGGCTGGACATGGAGCGCAAGGCCGACACCCGCTGCGAGGTGCTTTCAGGCGGCGAGCAGCAACGCGTGGCCGTGGCGCGCGCCGTGGTCACCAATCCGCAGCTCCTCCTGGCCGATGAACCCTCCGGCAACCTGGACCCCGAGCTCTCCTTGCGCTTGATGGACGTGTTCAAGCATTTCAACAGCTTCGGCACGACGGTCATTCTCGCCACCCACTCGCGCGAGCTGCTGTGCCACCACCGCGGCGCCAAGCTGATGCATCTGGAGAGCGGTCAGATCGTCGATACGCATGTGACCGATGGCGGCCCGCTGGACGGCTGCTCGCAATCTGCGCCGGGAGGCCGGATATGA
- the hisS gene encoding histidine--tRNA ligase codes for MSKITRIKGFADYFPPESEAFTFMENAARDVFSRYGYRELRTPVLEKTELFARSIGEETDVVKKEMYTFPDRKDRSLTLRPEATAGVMRSYIESGLATREPYSKLFTFGPMFRYERPQKGRMRQFHQINAECLGLTEPAVDAEVVAMLWQFLSSIRIPNLSLEINTLGCRECRPAYNEALKAYLDSVPEDGWCEDCLRRKSTNPLRVLDCKVPGCKALVDDAPALVDSVCEECSDHFGQVLAHLDAIEIPYTVNKRLVRGLDYYNRTTFEVTSGEIGSQSAVAGGGRYDGLIRDLGGPDQPGIGFACGMERLLLLLPEEEAPRPDAYLAILDEAGMARGFLILQAMRARGVIAEMSPTPKSVKAMMRQANRLRSRFCLLMGPDEIARDVVQVKNLDSGDQNDFSVTSESDLDALADFLR; via the coding sequence ATGAGCAAGATCACCCGAATCAAGGGCTTTGCCGACTATTTTCCGCCGGAGAGCGAAGCGTTCACCTTTATGGAGAACGCGGCGCGCGACGTCTTTTCCCGCTACGGATACCGCGAGCTGCGCACGCCGGTGCTGGAGAAGACCGAACTTTTCGCCCGTTCCATCGGCGAGGAGACCGACGTGGTCAAGAAGGAGATGTATACATTTCCTGACCGCAAGGACCGCTCCCTGACGCTCCGGCCGGAAGCCACGGCCGGCGTCATGCGCTCGTACATCGAATCCGGCCTGGCCACGCGCGAGCCGTACTCCAAGCTGTTCACCTTCGGCCCCATGTTCCGCTACGAGCGGCCGCAGAAGGGCCGCATGCGCCAGTTCCACCAGATCAACGCCGAGTGCCTGGGGCTGACCGAGCCGGCTGTGGACGCCGAGGTGGTGGCCATGCTTTGGCAGTTCCTCTCCAGCATCAGGATTCCCAATCTTTCCCTGGAGATAAACACCCTGGGCTGCCGCGAGTGCCGTCCCGCCTACAATGAGGCGCTCAAGGCGTATCTGGACTCCGTGCCCGAGGACGGCTGGTGCGAGGACTGCCTGCGCCGCAAATCCACCAACCCCCTGCGCGTGCTGGACTGCAAGGTTCCCGGCTGCAAGGCGCTGGTGGACGATGCCCCGGCCCTGGTGGACTCCGTGTGCGAAGAGTGCTCCGACCACTTCGGCCAGGTGCTGGCCCACCTCGATGCCATCGAGATTCCCTACACCGTGAACAAGCGGCTGGTGCGCGGCCTGGACTACTACAACCGCACCACCTTCGAGGTCACCTCCGGCGAGATCGGCTCCCAATCCGCTGTGGCCGGCGGCGGCCGTTACGACGGCCTCATCCGCGACCTGGGCGGTCCGGACCAGCCGGGCATCGGTTTTGCCTGCGGCATGGAGCGTCTGCTGCTGCTTCTTCCGGAAGAGGAGGCTCCCAGGCCGGACGCTTACCTCGCCATTCTCGACGAGGCCGGGATGGCGCGCGGATTCCTTATTCTTCAGGCTATGCGCGCCCGTGGCGTAATCGCCGAGATGAGCCCTACGCCCAAGAGCGTGAAGGCCATGATGCGACAGGCCAACCGGCTGCGCTCTCGTTTCTGCCTGCTCATGGGGCCGGACGAGATCGCCCGCGACGTGGTTCAGGTCAAGAACCTGGACTCCGGTGATCAGAACGATTTTTCAGTGACGAGCGAGTCCGACCTGGACGCCCTCGCCGACTTTCTTCGCTAG
- the pspF gene encoding phage shock protein operon transcriptional activator produces MELIRNDPASMDLVGSSETFLAFRDELARVAKVDRPIIIVGERGTGKELAAARLHYLSQRWQARFVTLNCAALAPSLQEAELFGHEPGAFTGAAGRRRGRFEVADRGTLFLDELANMPMTLQEKILRVVEYGVFERLGSSEPTAVDVRVIAATNVDLPAMAAAGRFKRDLLDRLCFEVLTLPPLRERGEDVQLIATHFAARMASELGRDELPEFSPDAMDRLAEYSWPGNVRELKNVVERAVSRSPNGTIQAVDLVFDPFESPYRPKVEEGGHTSVAGHHAKTHSVENTASELIAAPQKDSDPDPLDTLPLKERIAEVERTALRGALAESRYNQRRAAELLGLTYDQFRGLYRKHQSSLSEDGNDQ; encoded by the coding sequence TCCGCGACGAGCTTGCCCGCGTGGCAAAAGTAGACCGCCCCATCATCATCGTGGGCGAGCGCGGCACCGGCAAGGAGCTTGCCGCGGCACGGCTGCACTATCTCTCCCAGCGCTGGCAGGCGCGGTTCGTCACCCTTAACTGCGCGGCCCTCGCACCATCGTTGCAGGAGGCCGAGCTCTTCGGCCACGAGCCAGGCGCATTCACCGGCGCGGCCGGCAGACGGCGGGGCCGGTTCGAGGTTGCCGACCGCGGTACGCTGTTCCTGGACGAGCTCGCCAACATGCCCATGACTTTGCAGGAGAAAATTCTGCGCGTGGTGGAGTATGGCGTGTTCGAGCGCCTGGGCTCATCCGAGCCCACGGCTGTGGACGTGCGCGTCATCGCAGCCACCAATGTGGATCTGCCCGCCATGGCCGCGGCCGGCCGGTTCAAGCGCGATCTGCTGGACAGGTTGTGCTTCGAGGTGCTGACCCTGCCGCCACTGCGGGAACGGGGCGAGGACGTACAGCTCATCGCCACGCACTTTGCCGCGCGCATGGCGTCCGAGCTGGGCCGGGACGAGTTGCCCGAGTTCTCCCCCGACGCCATGGACCGCCTTGCCGAGTACTCCTGGCCTGGCAACGTGCGCGAGCTGAAGAATGTTGTGGAACGCGCCGTGTCGCGCAGTCCGAACGGTACGATCCAGGCAGTCGATCTCGTGTTCGACCCCTTCGAGTCACCGTACCGGCCCAAGGTAGAGGAGGGCGGCCATACTTCCGTTGCCGGCCATCACGCCAAAACGCACAGTGTGGAGAACACCGCGTCCGAACTGATCGCAGCTCCACAGAAAGACAGTGACCCGGATCCTCTGGACACGCTGCCGCTCAAGGAACGGATCGCCGAGGTGGAGCGCACCGCCTTGCGCGGCGCCCTGGCCGAGTCTCGATACAACCAGCGCCGGGCGGCCGAGCTGCTGGGTCTGACATACGACCAGTTCCGCGGCTTGTACCGCAAGCATCAGTCATCGCTCTCTGAAGATGGGAATGACCAATGA
- a CDS encoding MFS transporter produces MTDTQARDVASGTEADAGKRLIFDRNLMICFGVTLMVVMGVTSITPVLPKVMEVFGISARQIGLLITSFTIPGVVLTPVMGVLADRFGRKRIIVPSLFLFGIAGAACCFTRDFHLLLTLRFFQGVGAAALGPLNITIIGDLFSGQRRTAALGLNASILALAVAAYPVVGGSLAIFGWYVPFFLPILAVPLGCIVLFKLGNPEPKEQQQIGEYFRAILAGIRNPQVLGLLLATVATFIILYGPFLTYLPVVLHRAFGATSFTIGCIISVASLMTAVVASQLGRLIARFSERRLFKFAFLLYAVACALMAHMDGLWWFVLPIALFGLGQGLNLPSVQSLLTSYAPMEQRGAFMAVNGMALRLGQTLGPLVMGGLYAFFGINGVFYGGSVVAVVMFVTAVILVR; encoded by the coding sequence GTGACAGACACGCAAGCCCGCGACGTAGCGAGCGGTACCGAGGCGGACGCGGGAAAACGCCTGATATTCGACCGTAACCTGATGATATGCTTCGGCGTCACGCTCATGGTGGTCATGGGTGTCACGTCCATCACGCCGGTCCTTCCCAAGGTCATGGAAGTGTTCGGCATCTCGGCCAGGCAGATCGGCCTGCTCATCACCTCCTTCACCATCCCCGGCGTCGTTCTCACCCCTGTCATGGGCGTGCTTGCGGACCGCTTCGGCCGCAAACGGATCATCGTTCCCTCGCTCTTCCTCTTTGGCATTGCAGGAGCCGCGTGCTGCTTTACGCGAGATTTCCACCTGCTGCTCACGCTGCGCTTTTTCCAAGGCGTGGGCGCCGCTGCGCTGGGTCCGCTGAACATTACCATCATCGGCGATCTTTTCTCCGGGCAGCGCCGGACCGCCGCGTTGGGGCTCAACGCCAGCATCCTGGCCCTGGCCGTTGCCGCATATCCCGTGGTGGGCGGCAGTCTGGCCATTTTCGGCTGGTACGTGCCGTTCTTCCTGCCAATTCTGGCCGTACCGCTGGGATGCATCGTGCTCTTCAAGCTCGGCAACCCGGAGCCAAAGGAGCAGCAGCAGATAGGGGAGTACTTCCGCGCCATTCTTGCCGGCATCCGCAACCCCCAGGTGCTCGGCCTGCTTCTGGCCACCGTGGCCACCTTCATCATTCTCTACGGCCCGTTTCTGACTTACCTGCCCGTGGTGCTGCACCGGGCTTTTGGCGCCACAAGCTTCACCATTGGCTGCATCATCTCGGTGGCATCCTTGATGACGGCCGTGGTGGCCTCTCAGCTGGGCCGGCTCATCGCGCGTTTTTCCGAGCGTCGGCTCTTCAAGTTCGCGTTCCTTCTGTACGCCGTGGCCTGCGCACTCATGGCGCATATGGACGGACTCTGGTGGTTCGTGCTGCCCATTGCGCTCTTTGGCCTGGGCCAGGGGCTCAACCTGCCCTCGGTCCAGTCCCTGCTCACCTCTTACGCGCCCATGGAGCAGCGCGGCGCGTTCATGGCGGTCAACGGCATGGCCCTGCGTCTCGGCCAGACTCTCGGCCCGCTTGTCATGGGGGGGCTCTACGCGTTTTTTGGCATAAACGGTGTCTTCTATGGCGGCTCCGTCGTGGCGGTGGTCATGTTCGTCACCGCCGTCATCCTCGTACGGTGA